TATGACAAATCTATCCCTAATTTGGTTTAGACGGTTACTGAGGTATTATTGGAGAATTAATGCCAACACCCTATGCAACAACGAGAACGGGAGAACATATTACAGCTATTATATTATACTAAACCACGACCGCTCATCTTGATCGCATCGACCAACCCGGCCCATATCCCTCCAGAGTTACCCGCCAATCGACGCCTGGCCATATCGGCGCCACTTCCGCCCTTGGGTCTTCGACTGAAACGACTGGCAAGTCCAATAAGCGAGAGTACAACGGCCAACACCAACACAGGTGCATTGACCCTCCTAAGGTACGGAACAACCACGGCTTTCAGCAACTGGAGAATAGTAGGCTGTGCGGGTGAGGCCGGCTGCGGCGCCAAAGCAGGTGCTGGCGGAGGAACAGCAAGGGAAGTTGGAATACGACTTGACGTCCTATTGGTAGATTGCCACTGGCGGCCCGTTGGAGTAGGTGAAGGAGATAATGGCGAAGGGAGTACTTGGGAGGCCCTCAATGTAGCAACCGAGCGCGAGTTGGGGATGGCGGTATGAGATGAAACGCTGGACGGTGCTGGAGAAACTGCTCGAGGGGTGGGAGCCTCAGAACTACCAGAGACTGAATTGTCTAGGTTCTGCAACCGACCGCCGTGTGGACTTGGAGGAAGCAATGACTGGGCATAGTGCGCAGCTAAAGTGGCTATGAGTTCCTAGAATTCCTCGTTTCTTAGAATTATTCCAAAGAATTAATCGAGTGACTTGCCTGGCGTTTGCTAGGTCGCATTTCCAGCTCGGATTCCAGAAATTCTTTTGCATATCCCATTCGCTCAGGCGCGGCAAGACATGTAGGCAATATACCTCAACCGCCTTTTCATAGCCTTCTCTCTCCTCTTCTGCCTTGACTCCCTTCCTGCTGCCGGCCTCTGAGCCTAGACCTAACGAGTCACGATTCGCCAACCAATCATCTACCATTCCCCTCCCAACTTGTGGACAGTCCAATTTGAGGCTTGCGAGCACAAGCGCCACAAGCACGGCCGCGGGTAGAAAGCGAGAATTAGGACGCTCTAATGCCGGTGTAAAAAGCTTCAGCGACCGAGTGTGTAGTTCCCAAAAGCGAGGGCGGAGAAAGCAAAAGCGGATCGTCCAGGGGCGATTTTGATCGAGGGGAGGTTGGGCTGCGGGGGATCGGACCAGAGGATGAACCATTGACGAACGAGCGGTTGGATTTGGAAGCTGAACCATTGATGGGTGTAGTGTACAACGTCGTTTCCAGCGTAATACGTAGAATGTCCCACTTTTTTCTGTACGTTGCTAGTGAATCGGCTTCTTGAGACGCAGGTGAATGTAGTATTTCAAATGCATCCTCTACGAGTGCTTGTGCCTCCTCAATCTTGTGGTGCAGAAAGGCCCGAGCGGCGTCAGAATAGGTGGATTTAGCTTGGAGCCCACCTCGGACCGACTCGACCTGGGTTTTCGAGGCGTGGGACGAGTGGTTCGAAGCGAAATTGCGTCCCGGGTAGTCATAGGTCGTTGGTACATAACCTTTGTGTGTGACATTGTGGCTACAATCTCAAAAGTCAACGACAGTCCAATTGGTATATATAAAATTTGAGCAATGACTTGCCCTAGACGATCTGCCAAGTTTCCCAATCCAGCTCTTTGCGTCACTAGGACAGAACAAGTAATCCCTTCGGAAGGCTTCCGGGCACGTTCAGGGTAGAATGCGAGTAATCCCTATATATAATGACTCAACGGGAGATGCAGCAGTGGAAGAGCCGTAGTTCGCTATAGTCCAGGGCTTTACAGTGAGGTGTGCTGCCTCGCAGTGGTCGCGTTGCGTGGGTGCAGGAAACCGGCATACACCTTCATCCGAGTGTGACCCAAGAAAAGAAACCGGTCGATCATGTGGGAATCTGTTTTCACGTGCCACCCCCGCACGTGGTGACGGTATTCTGGCGCTTGTTGCGACCTTGGCGGTGCCTACCAGTGAGCGCATTCCTTCTGGTTGGCCTTGTGGTGCAGACTCTGTCCTGGGGAGGTTTGGAGGTGGCCAAATT
The nucleotide sequence above comes from Rhizoctonia solani chromosome 3, complete sequence. Encoded proteins:
- a CDS encoding ubiquitin thioesterase otubain-like, whose protein sequence is MSHTKVMYQRPMTTRDAISLRTTRPTPRKPRSSRSEIEEAQALVEDAFEILHSPASQEADSLATYRKKWDILRITLETTLYTTPINGSASKSNRSFVNGSSSGPIPRSPTSPRSKSPLDDPLLLSPPSLLGTTHSVAEAFYTGIRAS